A portion of the Malania oleifera isolate guangnan ecotype guangnan chromosome 3, ASM2987363v1, whole genome shotgun sequence genome contains these proteins:
- the LOC131151254 gene encoding repetitive proline-rich cell wall protein 2-like, with the protein MSSTNFLLLLLGAVVLLAAPSEPSDLLPDGKPYKPPYKPPYKPPPHKGYPPVEEAEVDGYKPPHKKHPPAEEAEVEVDGHKPPYYKPPYHKPPYYKPPYHKPPRKGHPPAEEAEVEVDGHKPPYYKPPYHKPPYHKPPYHKPPTAN; encoded by the coding sequence ATGTCTTCCACAaactttcttcttctccttcttggAGCGGTGGTTCTTCTTGCTGCTCCATCTGAACCCTCCGACCTCCTTCCCGACGGCAAGCCTTACAAACCACCTTACAAGCCACCCTACAAGCCCCCACCTCATAAGGGATACCCTCCCGTTGAGGAAGCGGAAGTCGATGGCTACAAGCCGCCTCATAAGAAACATCCCCCCGCTGAGGAAGCCGAAGTCGAAGTCGATGGCCACAAGCCACCTTACTACAAGCCGCCTTACCACAAGCCACCTTACTACAAGCCGCCTTACCACAAGCCACCTCGTAAGGGACATCCTCCTGCTGAAGAAGCCGAAGTCGAAGTCGATGGCCACAAGCCACCTTATTACAAGCCGCCTTACCACAAGCCACCTTACCACAAGCCGCCTTACCACAAGCCGCCCACGGCTAACTGA